One window of Desulfobulbaceae bacterium genomic DNA carries:
- a CDS encoding efflux RND transporter periplasmic adaptor subunit produces MKTISLLGLLIVVFGSTAFAQDPPPAKVVTTAIVQQEVAENNSFIGVFDYDRTSHLSSEVAGLVTEVHISNGDRVKAGAPIVTINTEMLDLEIALTRSKIEQIELKINYSEKNYQRLNTLYLEKGVSEKVFDDAFYAYQDALKEKQIVSNSIAMLTIQKNKSIIYAPFDGVVLEKNIDVGDWVQQGKNLVLLGSVKDLIVRVPVAETLLQFTQSGQEVPVQINAFSTEITGTIDGFDPVADEKTKNIFLKVRIPRQDKIAANMSATVFVPTSMPKTVSLIPRDALVKFQGKDFVYTIKDGKASILPVNIVSYLGNMIGADNPYFAAGMPIVVEGNERLRPDQAVVVAGEN; encoded by the coding sequence ATGAAAACTATATCGTTACTAGGTTTGTTGATCGTTGTTTTTGGATCTACCGCTTTTGCCCAGGATCCTCCTCCAGCGAAAGTTGTAACCACGGCTATTGTACAGCAGGAAGTTGCTGAGAATAACTCGTTTATCGGGGTTTTTGATTATGACCGAACCAGTCACCTCTCCTCTGAGGTGGCAGGATTGGTCACAGAGGTGCATATAAGCAACGGTGATAGGGTTAAGGCCGGCGCACCAATTGTCACAATTAACACTGAGATGCTGGATCTGGAGATTGCTCTGACCAGATCCAAAATTGAGCAGATTGAACTGAAGATCAACTACTCCGAGAAAAATTATCAGAGACTTAACACGCTGTATCTTGAAAAGGGTGTAAGCGAAAAAGTTTTTGATGATGCTTTTTACGCCTATCAGGATGCCCTCAAGGAAAAACAGATAGTCAGTAACTCCATTGCTATGCTTACGATCCAAAAAAATAAAAGCATCATATATGCCCCCTTTGACGGGGTTGTTCTGGAGAAAAATATCGATGTCGGTGACTGGGTTCAGCAGGGTAAGAATCTTGTTCTTCTTGGCTCGGTTAAGGACCTGATTGTTCGGGTTCCTGTCGCCGAAACACTGTTGCAGTTTACACAATCCGGTCAAGAGGTTCCTGTGCAGATAAATGCTTTCTCCACCGAGATTACCGGCACAATTGATGGTTTTGATCCTGTCGCGGACGAAAAAACAAAAAATATCTTTCTGAAGGTTCGTATTCCTCGGCAGGACAAGATAGCGGCCAATATGTCGGCAACAGTGTTTGTGCCCACAAGTATGCCCAAGACAGTCAGTCTTATTCCCCGTGATGCCCTGGTTAAATTTCAGGGCAAAGATTTTGTCTACACGATAAAAGATGGGAAGGCCTCTATCCTGCCGGTCAACATTGTCTCCTACCTGGGCAATATGATCGGCGCTGATAACCCCTATTTTGCAGCGGGAATGCCCATTGTTGTTGAAGGCAACGAACGTCTTCGCCCTGATCAGGCAGTTGTGGTAGCAGGAGAAAACTAA
- a CDS encoding efflux RND transporter permease subunit yields MDVIRFFISKPVSVAVGVILVVMFGLIGLNKLPVQLTPDVETPEITVSTTWAGATPYEIEKEIIEKQEKTLKGLQGLTKMESSSYNGFGTITLSFKIDTDIDDALLRVSNKMNEVSNYPENANKPTIESAGANSSPVIWLTLQTLPETTEHINHFRTFFEDNVRQHLERIQGVGSLFVFGGTDNTLDVTLDAEKMARVQVTINQVIGAIRAANVNISAGILGMAKKNYRIRTTSQFQSVDDMLGVIIFDDGIKRVYLRDVAEVGKGYKKEDTSVLKDGKQVIVVGVRKEKGANVLAMTDQAEKEIKRLNDGILAQNGLNFDWVYDQRPYINTATNLVKQNILIGGVLAIAVLPLFLRSLRSTLITGIAIPVSAVGSFLFLWLLNRNLNVVSMAGISFAVGMLVDNSIVVLENIDRHRKLGKEAFAAAYEGTKEVWGAVLASTATTVAVFLPVIFIQEEAGQLFRDIAIAITASIFLSLIVSISVIPTLFHLFYRSKSNVSPGPEDLNWLQKSYVGPLFSSAIMKGANFCMKNIVTRLLTIIFFTSLSVGVTAWLMPSAEYLPQGNRNLILNILIPPPGYSVEKLKSMGKHIYDEAEPYFKEDGKDGFPQISRMFYVGADRITLFGGIGKHETRARELIPLFSRIMSAIPGVFGVSIQAGIFESGIGKGRTVDVNISGQEIDSIIAAARTLFGTISGKMKNTQVRPVPSIETSYPEANLIPNKEKIAANGLNEEDLGVYVDILMDGRKIEEYRPEGIKQVDLVLKGKESVSGSPEQILNGTIVTPYGNLVRIGDLADISYGEGMPQINHLERDRTITLQVTPPADMPLQSAMEFIETDIVASLQQAGQLSDVKVRVGGNADKLVQTKQALQWNLLLALIITYLLLAALFENFLYPLIILFTVPLAAAGGFVGLAAVNTFIAPQGFDVLSMLGFIILIGTVVNNAILIVHQSLNNVRYNGLAGIEAVSDAVRTRIRPIFMSATTSLLAMSPMVISTGSGSELYRGLGSILLGGLAMSTVFTLFVIPSLLVFFIGFERSRANENA; encoded by the coding sequence ATGGATGTGATTCGATTTTTTATCAGTAAGCCGGTCAGTGTGGCGGTGGGGGTTATTCTGGTGGTCATGTTTGGCCTTATCGGGCTTAATAAACTGCCGGTTCAGCTTACCCCCGACGTTGAGACTCCTGAAATTACCGTCAGCACTACCTGGGCAGGCGCCACTCCATACGAGATTGAAAAAGAGATTATCGAAAAGCAGGAGAAAACTCTAAAAGGGCTCCAGGGGCTTACCAAGATGGAAAGCTCAAGCTATAACGGCTTTGGCACCATCACCCTCTCCTTTAAAATTGACACCGATATTGACGATGCCCTGCTGCGTGTTTCAAATAAAATGAACGAGGTCAGTAATTATCCTGAAAATGCCAATAAACCTACTATTGAATCCGCTGGTGCCAACAGCTCGCCAGTAATCTGGCTGACCCTGCAAACACTACCAGAGACAACCGAGCACATTAACCATTTCCGGACTTTTTTTGAAGACAACGTCCGGCAGCACCTTGAAAGGATACAGGGAGTTGGTTCTTTATTTGTTTTTGGCGGCACCGACAATACCCTTGACGTTACTCTTGATGCCGAAAAGATGGCTAGAGTCCAGGTTACTATTAATCAGGTTATTGGTGCCATCCGTGCGGCCAATGTAAATATCTCAGCTGGCATTCTCGGTATGGCCAAAAAGAACTACCGTATTCGGACAACCAGCCAGTTTCAGTCCGTTGATGATATGCTTGGGGTTATCATTTTTGATGACGGCATTAAACGGGTCTATCTGCGGGATGTGGCTGAAGTTGGTAAAGGGTACAAGAAGGAGGATACGTCCGTTCTCAAAGATGGTAAGCAGGTTATTGTTGTCGGGGTTCGAAAAGAAAAAGGGGCCAATGTTCTGGCAATGACAGATCAGGCGGAGAAAGAGATTAAACGCTTAAATGATGGCATTCTGGCCCAAAACGGTCTGAACTTCGATTGGGTGTACGATCAGCGACCATACATAAATACTGCCACAAATCTAGTGAAGCAAAATATTTTAATCGGTGGAGTTCTGGCGATCGCTGTTCTGCCTCTTTTTCTACGCAGTCTACGCTCAACTCTTATTACCGGTATCGCCATTCCCGTTTCAGCCGTTGGTTCATTCTTGTTTCTCTGGCTGTTAAACCGTAACTTAAACGTCGTCAGTATGGCAGGTATCTCCTTTGCCGTGGGGATGCTGGTGGACAACTCAATTGTTGTGCTTGAAAATATTGACCGCCACCGGAAATTAGGCAAGGAGGCCTTTGCGGCCGCCTATGAAGGCACCAAGGAAGTCTGGGGTGCGGTGCTTGCCTCAACGGCCACGACAGTCGCTGTTTTTTTGCCGGTTATTTTTATTCAGGAAGAAGCGGGGCAGCTCTTTCGTGATATAGCTATTGCCATCACAGCCTCAATTTTTCTGAGCCTGATTGTTTCGATTTCTGTTATTCCAACACTGTTTCATCTGTTTTACAGGTCGAAATCAAACGTCAGTCCTGGGCCGGAAGATCTGAACTGGCTGCAAAAAAGTTATGTTGGGCCACTGTTTTCCAGTGCGATTATGAAAGGCGCTAATTTCTGTATGAAAAATATTGTGACCAGGCTTTTAACCATAATTTTTTTCACCAGCCTTTCCGTTGGTGTTACGGCCTGGCTAATGCCGAGTGCTGAGTATCTGCCGCAGGGCAACAGAAATCTTATTTTAAATATTCTGATTCCGCCGCCCGGATATTCTGTGGAGAAACTCAAAAGCATGGGTAAACATATCTATGATGAAGCGGAACCCTATTTCAAGGAAGATGGAAAAGACGGATTTCCGCAAATTTCCAGGATGTTTTATGTCGGCGCTGATCGAATCACGCTGTTTGGCGGTATCGGCAAACACGAGACCAGGGCGCGTGAGTTAATTCCTCTTTTTTCAAGGATAATGAGTGCTATTCCCGGTGTGTTCGGGGTCAGTATTCAAGCCGGAATCTTTGAGTCTGGCATCGGTAAGGGGCGGACTGTTGATGTCAATATTTCCGGACAGGAGATTGACTCAATTATTGCGGCGGCACGCACCCTTTTCGGCACTATTTCCGGCAAGATGAAAAATACTCAGGTACGTCCGGTTCCCTCCATTGAAACCAGCTACCCGGAAGCAAACCTGATTCCGAATAAGGAAAAAATTGCGGCCAACGGACTTAACGAAGAAGATCTTGGTGTCTATGTCGACATTTTGATGGATGGTCGTAAAATCGAAGAGTACCGTCCTGAAGGGATCAAGCAGGTCGATCTGGTGTTAAAAGGAAAAGAGAGTGTCAGCGGTTCGCCGGAACAGATATTAAATGGCACGATTGTTACTCCCTACGGCAATCTGGTGCGGATTGGCGATCTGGCTGATATCTCCTATGGTGAGGGAATGCCACAGATAAACCATCTGGAAAGGGACAGAACAATAACCTTGCAGGTGACTCCACCGGCCGATATGCCCCTGCAAAGCGCCATGGAGTTTATTGAGACTGATATTGTTGCCTCACTGCAGCAAGCAGGGCAGTTAAGTGATGTGAAAGTCAGAGTGGGCGGCAACGCCGACAAGCTTGTCCAGACGAAGCAGGCACTGCAGTGGAATCTTCTCTTGGCTCTGATCATCACCTATCTGTTGCTGGCGGCTTTGTTTGAAAATTTCCTCTACCCGCTGATAATTCTTTTCACGGTGCCCTTGGCTGCTGCTGGAGGTTTTGTCGGTCTGGCGGCAGTAAATACTTTTATTGCCCCCCAGGGATTTGATGTGCTAAGTATGCTTGGCTTTATTATCCTGATCGGCACTGTGGTCAATAACGCTATTTTGATCGTGCATCAATCTCTTAATAATGTCCGCTACAACGGCCTGGCAGGGATAGAAGCGGTCTCCGATGCAGTTCGTACCCGGATCCGGCCAATTTTTATGAGTGCGACAACCAGCCTTCTTGCCATGTCGCCAATGGTTATTTCAACTGGTTCCGGTAGTGAGCTGTATCGGGGGCTTGGCAGCATTCTGCTCGGAGGGCTTGCCATGTCCACCGTATTTACTCTTTTTGTTATTCCATCATTACTTGTCTTTTTCATAGGATTTGAAAGGAGTCGTGCAAATGAAAATGCTTAG
- a CDS encoding TolC family protein — translation MKMLRPSVSAIVLLVFFAQGSFATDLITLQKTAVENREIVEQFQAKLEKIQEEQTVAKSGYLPSFDLSYTLNRLDESTAFENEENSVAYGAVTWNLFRGFKDRYTIASARLQRDAEELKLSGIKQDIYLSVALRYVEIFSRKASLRLQEDTHNTLLKSYEDASSRFDVGLIDKNELLRFKVDLDNAKISLKKAEADLAKSAQNLRRAVDRKISIDELTFSEFDLLPHVEPYEQLERAMLEKRSEIRVLEELAAAADLQVKASYAAYYPKVDATTSYRRYDDDYQSMNGSTASEEVRGQLVMSLNIFDGFKKRSTVRKSKLDSRIIQYDLAEMKQDLKTELTNLLLDYDVNVENAAVALSSIEQAQENLRITDLKYKEGLETETDLLDAIAKLSRAKFNHIFATFEVFKNYYQITRAVEGFAVP, via the coding sequence ATGAAAATGCTTAGACCATCTGTTAGTGCTATTGTCCTGCTTGTTTTTTTTGCCCAGGGGAGCTTTGCTACAGATCTTATTACTCTGCAAAAGACGGCTGTCGAGAACAGGGAGATTGTTGAACAGTTTCAGGCCAAACTTGAAAAAATCCAGGAAGAACAAACTGTTGCTAAAAGCGGCTATTTGCCGTCCTTTGATCTGTCCTATACACTGAATCGTCTTGATGAAAGTACAGCCTTTGAAAACGAAGAAAATTCTGTCGCCTATGGGGCAGTGACCTGGAACCTGTTCCGAGGGTTCAAGGACAGATATACAATTGCCTCTGCCAGGTTGCAGCGCGACGCCGAAGAACTTAAACTTTCAGGAATTAAACAGGATATTTACCTCAGTGTCGCCCTGAGATATGTGGAAATATTCAGTCGCAAGGCAAGCCTGAGGTTACAGGAAGATACGCACAACACCCTGTTGAAGAGTTATGAAGATGCTTCAAGCCGTTTTGATGTCGGGCTGATCGATAAAAATGAGCTGCTTCGGTTTAAGGTTGATCTGGACAACGCGAAGATATCGTTGAAAAAGGCAGAAGCTGATCTTGCCAAAAGCGCTCAAAATTTGCGAAGAGCTGTTGACAGGAAGATCAGCATTGATGAGCTCACTTTTTCCGAGTTTGACTTATTGCCACATGTTGAACCATATGAACAACTTGAAAGGGCAATGCTTGAAAAGCGCAGCGAGATTCGCGTTCTTGAAGAGTTGGCGGCAGCTGCCGACTTGCAGGTTAAAGCCAGTTATGCTGCATATTACCCAAAGGTTGATGCAACGACAAGTTACCGAAGATACGATGATGATTATCAAAGTATGAATGGCAGCACGGCAAGCGAAGAGGTGCGAGGGCAGCTTGTTATGTCTCTAAATATCTTTGATGGTTTTAAGAAACGTTCAACTGTCCGAAAATCAAAACTGGATTCACGAATTATTCAGTATGATCTCGCCGAAATGAAGCAGGATTTAAAGACTGAGTTGACCAATCTTCTGTTAGACTATGATGTAAATGTGGAAAACGCTGCAGTCGCCCTCAGCAGTATCGAACAGGCCCAGGAAAATTTGCGAATTACTGATTTGAAATACAAGGAGGGGCTGGAGACCGAAACAGATCTTTTAGATGCCATCGCCAAATTGAGCCGGGCAAAGTTTAATCATATCTTTGCCACCTTTGAGGTCTTTAAAAACTACTACCAGATCACCAGGGCAGTGGAAGGGTTTGCTGTACCTTAA
- a CDS encoding TolC family protein, which produces MSYIKPIMAAILILIVLAGCSYLDPYLAAFREDRTPALPSQFTLYSEKDDSSEPWWKEFGSAELDALVAEAISGNFSVQEAWARLEQARYTAVKSGADLYPAINFASGGSYAGSHAATGSKSSTEAWSLGFSASYEVDLWGKVKADRESSLLLVQASENDVKTAILSLTGQLVENWLALISARQQETLFNQQLEIQEKLLDLIKLRFSRGKSTALDIYQQQQTIEKIKAALIPVKSSQEKINRLLALLTGKTSFYQDTLSQFAFPQLQEVPAIGLPADLIAQRPDIRSAGSKLKSSEWEVSVAKADRLPALKLTASHTYNGDELGSIFDNWLLNLAGNITGPIFDGHRRQAEVERVKAVADERLATYRKTVVTAISEVENALTEEDQYRKTVASLVNQLRLSEETMREARRRYLNGSTDFVNVLKEELNFLQLQFDTIKAREQMIAARIHLYKALGGSWLDNS; this is translated from the coding sequence GTGTCATATATTAAACCCATAATGGCTGCTATCCTTATCCTGATAGTCCTTGCCGGCTGTTCCTATCTTGATCCCTATCTGGCCGCTTTCCGTGAAGATCGAACGCCTGCGCTTCCTTCTCAGTTCACCTTGTATTCTGAAAAGGATGACTCTTCGGAGCCGTGGTGGAAGGAGTTTGGCAGTGCTGAGCTGGACGCGCTTGTTGCTGAAGCCATCAGTGGAAATTTCTCTGTGCAGGAAGCCTGGGCCCGTCTGGAGCAGGCTCGCTACACTGCGGTTAAATCGGGGGCGGATCTCTATCCGGCTATCAATTTTGCCTCTGGTGGGTCGTATGCCGGGAGTCACGCAGCAACCGGATCAAAAAGCAGTACCGAAGCCTGGTCATTAGGTTTTTCTGCCAGCTATGAAGTCGATCTGTGGGGTAAAGTTAAAGCCGATAGAGAAAGTTCTCTGCTGTTGGTTCAGGCTTCAGAAAATGATGTGAAGACTGCGATTCTCTCTTTAACCGGCCAGCTGGTCGAAAATTGGCTGGCTCTGATTTCTGCACGGCAGCAGGAGACCCTCTTTAATCAGCAGCTGGAAATACAGGAGAAGCTGCTTGACCTCATCAAGCTGCGGTTTTCGCGGGGAAAATCAACCGCCCTCGACATCTATCAACAGCAGCAAACCATTGAGAAAATTAAAGCGGCGCTGATTCCAGTGAAAAGCTCCCAAGAAAAAATTAACCGCTTGCTTGCCCTGTTGACTGGCAAAACATCATTTTACCAAGACACCTTGAGCCAGTTTGCCTTTCCACAGCTGCAGGAGGTGCCGGCAATTGGATTGCCTGCCGACCTTATTGCCCAGCGCCCGGATATTCGTTCGGCAGGATCAAAATTAAAGTCAAGTGAATGGGAGGTTTCCGTTGCCAAGGCGGATAGACTGCCCGCCCTTAAACTTACCGCTTCGCACACCTATAACGGCGATGAACTTGGTTCAATTTTTGATAATTGGCTGCTTAATCTGGCGGGGAACATTACCGGGCCAATTTTTGACGGTCACCGACGCCAGGCCGAAGTTGAGCGGGTGAAGGCTGTTGCCGATGAGCGGTTGGCCACCTATCGTAAAACAGTTGTGACCGCCATTTCGGAAGTGGAAAACGCCCTTACCGAAGAGGATCAGTACCGAAAAACGGTTGCCTCACTGGTAAATCAGCTTCGCCTTTCTGAGGAAACTATGCGGGAGGCCAGGCGACGTTATCTGAACGGCAGTACTGATTTTGTCAATGTGCTTAAAGAGGAGCTCAATTTTCTGCAACTACAGTTTGATACCATAAAGGCACGCGAGCAGATGATTGCTGCTAGAATTCATTTGTATAAGGCGCTGGGCGGATCCTGGCTGGATAACTCTTAG
- a CDS encoding efflux RND transporter periplasmic adaptor subunit, which yields MIDDNKDNIVSSDTHIPTRNLKQRLLALAMVVVLLGVGVASFKYLMASKPEAKRRTPDKMQALVEVMKVRSTVEPVIVKAFGRIKPAKEIALQSRVAGMVVSVHPDLVRGGMVAKGDVIAQLDDTDFNLAVKQKKDALAQANADLRLEEGSQNVARQEWELISTLTDVDSSTADIALRKPQLAKAQVKIQTAQTEVEKAELDLSRTTVRAPFSAIVREKHVNTGSQITTQTVIATLVGVDSFWIEITVPTNQLQWIVMPGGGGQPSNVTVFSGENRFKGKILKLLPDLEQDGLMARILVEISKPMSSENNKAPLLINSFVRVEIRGREISNIYKIPRSALQDKRNVYVATQEETLHILPVTVAWEDAEFAYIAEGLNETSRLIVSQLPAPIEAMPLKIAGQEPWKSKGTVKE from the coding sequence ATGATAGATGATAACAAAGACAACATTGTTTCCAGTGATACGCATATTCCTACCCGCAATCTAAAGCAACGCCTGTTGGCTCTTGCTATGGTAGTTGTTCTACTTGGCGTTGGGGTGGCAAGTTTTAAATACCTTATGGCCTCAAAACCTGAGGCGAAGCGCCGAACACCGGATAAAATGCAGGCCCTTGTCGAGGTGATGAAGGTACGCTCAACGGTTGAACCTGTCATTGTCAAGGCCTTTGGCAGGATCAAGCCTGCTAAGGAGATTGCCCTCCAGAGTCGTGTTGCCGGGATGGTTGTGAGCGTACACCCCGACCTTGTTCGTGGAGGTATGGTTGCCAAAGGCGATGTTATTGCGCAGCTGGATGACACTGATTTCAATTTGGCCGTGAAGCAGAAAAAAGATGCACTCGCCCAAGCTAATGCAGACTTGCGCCTTGAGGAGGGAAGTCAAAATGTAGCTAGGCAGGAATGGGAGTTGATCTCAACTTTAACTGATGTCGACAGCTCTACGGCAGATATAGCCTTGCGAAAACCGCAACTTGCCAAAGCTCAGGTTAAAATTCAGACGGCGCAGACTGAGGTGGAAAAGGCCGAGCTTGATCTGTCTCGGACCACTGTTAGGGCGCCTTTTTCAGCAATAGTTCGTGAAAAACATGTTAACACCGGATCGCAAATTACCACGCAGACTGTAATCGCCACTCTTGTTGGTGTTGATAGCTTCTGGATTGAGATAACCGTGCCGACCAACCAGCTGCAATGGATTGTAATGCCAGGAGGGGGCGGGCAACCATCAAACGTTACCGTTTTTTCTGGTGAGAATCGTTTTAAGGGGAAGATCCTTAAACTTCTCCCAGATTTAGAGCAGGACGGCCTTATGGCTCGTATTTTAGTTGAAATCAGCAAACCGATGAGCTCCGAAAACAACAAAGCGCCCCTTCTGATTAACAGCTTTGTCCGGGTTGAAATACGTGGGCGTGAGATCAGTAATATCTATAAGATTCCTCGCTCTGCCCTGCAGGATAAGCGAAACGTCTATGTCGCAACCCAGGAAGAGACGTTGCACATCCTGCCGGTAACCGTGGCCTGGGAGGATGCTGAGTTTGCCTATATTGCTGAAGGGTTGAACGAAACGAGTCGCCTGATTGTCTCACAGTTGCCGGCTCCTATCGAAGCGATGCCTCTTAAGATTGCCGGGCAAGAACCCTGGAAGTCAAAGGGGACCGTAAAGGAATAG